In the Streptomyces spororaveus genome, ACGATGGAGATGCTCGGCCTCAAGGACGAGATCGAGGACATTCTCATCACCCTCGGCAGCCAGTACCACCTGATCCGGCTGATGAAGGCCCGCGGTTCCACGGGCTTCTTCCTCTACCTGGCGCTCGACAAGGGGCGGGCCAACCTCGCGATGGCCCGGCATCAACTGAAGAAGATCGAGGCAGACCTGGAGGTCTGACCGGCCCTGCCGGGCAGGGTCGGGCCGCCTCCAATCGCATCGCCGAAGTGGCGGACGGCTGAATTCTTTGCCGTCCGCCCCGGCAGTTGGATCCGTATGCCCCAAATGGGTGGAGTTTATGACTCTGTTACAGAGTAGGATGCTGTGAGCAACTGATCATCGACAAAGCACAAAACGCTGGAGAACCCGCCACCCATGCCCCCGCGCCTGAGCATCGTCGTCCCCGTCTACAACGTCGAGCTCTACCTCGACGAGTGCCTGGAATCCATCGCCGCTCAGACCTTCGAGGACTTCGAGGTCATCCTCGTGGACGACGGGTCCACGGACACGAGTGCCGTCATCGCCAAGGCATTCGCCGCCAAGGACAAGCGGTTCCGCGTCGTGCTGCAGGACAATGCAGGCCTCGGTGCCGCCCGTAACGTGGGCGCCCGCCACGCCGACAAGGACAGCGAGTACCTGGCCTTCGTCGACAGCGACGACACCATGCCCGACTACGCCTACCAGCGTCTCATCGAGGCCCTCGACGAGACCGGTTCGGACTTCGCGGGCGGCAACGTCAAGCGTTTCCGCTCCGTCGGCATGCAGCAGTCCTGGGGCCACCGGGCCGCCTTCGCCCGGACGCAGCTGAAGACCCACATCTCCAAGTTCCCGGCGCTGGTCACCGACCGCACCGCGTGGAACAAGGTCTACCGGCGCAGCTTCTGGGACAGGCACGGTTTCCAGTACCCCGAGGGCATCCTCTACGAGGACGCCCCGGTCAGCATCCCCGCGCACTACTTCGCCTCCAGCGTCGACATCATCAGCGACTGCGTCTACCACTGGCGCGTCCGTGAGACCGGCGAGCGCTCCATCACCCAGCGCTCCACCGACCCGGTCTCCCTCATCGACCGGGTCAAGTCCGTGCGCCTGGTCCGCGAGTCCCTCAAGGCCAAGCAGGGCGCCAAGTACGCCCGCTACCTGCGCGACTACGACCACAACGTGCTGAGCGAGGAACTCCCGCTCATATACAAGTACGTCGGCGAGGGCGGCCCCGACTTCCGCGCCGCGTTCGTCAAGGAGGTCGGTGGCCTCATCCGCGAGATCGGCACCGGCCCCTGGTCCGACCTCACCGTCGCCGACCGGCTCAAGGCGTACCTGGCCGGCGAAGGCCGGGTCGAGGACTTCATCGCGCTCCAGGACCACCAGCGCGACTACTCCTACAGCGTGCCCGTCAAGGGCCTCGCCCGCCCGCAGGCCGACTACCCCTTCCTGCAGGGCCGCCCGCCGGTCCCGGCGAAGATCCTCACGCTCGGCCCGCGCGAGCGCCGCGTCGTCAGCCGCCTGGAGCAGGCGACCTGGGCCGACGGCAAGCTGCTGCTGCGCGGCTACGCCCTCCCCGGCCACCTCGGTGCGGAGAGCCGCCTCGGCTCCCGCAAGATGCTGGTCTTCCGCGAGGGGGGCAAGCGCCGCCGCTCCGTCGTCAGCACCCGTACCGTCGCCTCCCCGATGGCCACGGTCAAGGCCCCGCACCTCGCCCTGCGGCACGCCGACTGGGCGGGCTTCACCGCCGTCGTCGACCCCTCCGTCTTCCAGTCGGGAGGCAAGTGGCGTGACGGTATATGGACCACGTCCGTCGCCGTCACCGGAGCCGGCGGCCTGCACCGCGCCCGCCTCCGCGGCGGGGAGAACGACACCGGCCAGAACCCGCCCGCGCACTGGGTGGCCCCCGATGTCCGGATCGTCCCGGCCGTCTCCGGCGCCCTCACCGTGCAGGTGGAGGTCGCCCGCGCCCGCGCGCTGAACGTCCGGGCCGCAGGGGACGACGCCGTCGAGATCACCGGCGAACTCTCCGCCGAGGCCGTCGGCGCCACCAAGCTGCGTGCCGTCCACGTCACCACCGGCACCGTTCTCGACCTCTCGCTGGAGAGCACCGGATCGGGCGTCGGCCCGATCCCGTTCACCGTCCGAGTGCCGCTGGCCGACCTGGCCGCCGTACCGGACACCGTGTGCGAGCCGGGTGAGTGGGCCCCCGAGCCCTGGAGCCTGTCCGCCGTCGGCGCCGACGGCACCGAGCACCGCATGGTCTTCGACGAGCGCGGCGGCTTCGACGGCCTGGTCCTGCCGCTGCCCGGCGAGGACCGCGGCCGCTCCCTCTTCGCCAAGCGCGGCAACACCGGCCACCTGACCCTCTCCGTGCAGCCCTCTCCGCCGCTGGTCGACGAGGTCACCACCGAGGACGGCACCATCACCCTGCGGGGCCGGTTCGCCGCCCCCACCGACGAGCCGTACGAGCTCGTCCTGCACGACGCGCACGGTGTGGAGTTCTGCTACCCCGTCACCCGTGACGGGGACGCCTTCGAGGCCGTCTTCCGGCCCGTGCTCCCCGAGCCGTACGCCGGCCGCACCACCATCCCCGAGGGCCGCTGGTGGCCCACGCTGCGCCCGGCCGCCCAGGGTGGAACCACCGCCGGCCTGCTCGGCGTCGACCGCGGCGCTCCCGTCCAGATGGGCCCCGGCCTCCTCTTCGCCGGGCCGTACCCCCTCACCGTGCAGGGCCGTCGGATGCGGGTCGAGACCCGCTTCCACGACCGCGCGGTGCTGGTCGCCGACCCGCTGCTCAGCCCGCACGACCGCTCCCGCTACGCGCAGCGCGTCGCCCGCTTCGAGACCTACCCGGCGCAGCGTGCCCTGCCGGTCAAGGACATCGTCGTCTACGACACCTTCCAGGGGATGGGCGCGGGCGACTCGCCGCGCGCCATCCACGAGGAACTGGTGCGCCGCGGCGAGAAGCTGGAGCACGTCTGGCTCGTCAGGGACGGCCGCGCCGAGGTTCCCCCGACCGCCCGCGCCGTGCAGTACGGCAGCGTGGAGTCGTGGGAGGTGCTGGCCCGCGCCCGCTACTACGTGACCAACGACAACGTGCCGCAGCACTTCGAGCGCCGCGCCGGCCAGGTCGTCGTACAGACGTGGCACGGCACGCCGATCAAGCAGATCGGCCACGACTTCGTGCACGACTACTACACGAGCCCGGAGATCCTGGAAGGGCTGGCGCACGACAGCGCCCAGTGGACGCTGCTGGCCTCCCCGAGCTCCTACGCCACCCCCCTCCTCAAGCGCGCC is a window encoding:
- a CDS encoding bifunctional glycosyltransferase/CDP-glycerol:glycerophosphate glycerophosphotransferase — translated: MPPRLSIVVPVYNVELYLDECLESIAAQTFEDFEVILVDDGSTDTSAVIAKAFAAKDKRFRVVLQDNAGLGAARNVGARHADKDSEYLAFVDSDDTMPDYAYQRLIEALDETGSDFAGGNVKRFRSVGMQQSWGHRAAFARTQLKTHISKFPALVTDRTAWNKVYRRSFWDRHGFQYPEGILYEDAPVSIPAHYFASSVDIISDCVYHWRVRETGERSITQRSTDPVSLIDRVKSVRLVRESLKAKQGAKYARYLRDYDHNVLSEELPLIYKYVGEGGPDFRAAFVKEVGGLIREIGTGPWSDLTVADRLKAYLAGEGRVEDFIALQDHQRDYSYSVPVKGLARPQADYPFLQGRPPVPAKILTLGPRERRVVSRLEQATWADGKLLLRGYALPGHLGAESRLGSRKMLVFREGGKRRRSVVSTRTVASPMATVKAPHLALRHADWAGFTAVVDPSVFQSGGKWRDGIWTTSVAVTGAGGLHRARLRGGENDTGQNPPAHWVAPDVRIVPAVSGALTVQVEVARARALNVRAAGDDAVEITGELSAEAVGATKLRAVHVTTGTVLDLSLESTGSGVGPIPFTVRVPLADLAAVPDTVCEPGEWAPEPWSLSAVGADGTEHRMVFDERGGFDGLVLPLPGEDRGRSLFAKRGNTGHLTLSVQPSPPLVDEVTTEDGTITLRGRFAAPTDEPYELVLHDAHGVEFCYPVTRDGDAFEAVFRPVLPEPYAGRTTIPEGRWWPTLRPAAQGGTTAGLLGVDRGAPVQMGPGLLFAGPYPLTVQGRRMRVETRFHDRAVLVADPLLSPHDRSRYAQRVARFETYPAQRALPVKDIVVYDTFQGMGAGDSPRAIHEELVRRGEKLEHVWLVRDGRAEVPPTARAVQYGSVESWEVLARARYYVTNDNVPQHFERRAGQVVVQTWHGTPIKQIGHDFVHDYYTSPEILEGLAHDSAQWTLLASPSSYATPLLKRALGYDGEVIEAGSPRTDALLRPDAQRIAEVRRRLGLPEGKKVVLYMPTWRENCEGWSGGYKLDLRIDLDQARRELGEDHVLLVRGHHHVTEQVRDGVRDGFVVDVSRWPDAADLLLVADVLISDYSSAMFDFAHTDRPILLFTYDLEHYRSTLRGFNFDLEAKAPGPLLADSASLIEAVRNADAVGAEYAEARAAFRAEFCDLDDGSATERVVERMLAMGAEPAK